A genomic stretch from Podospora pseudoanserina strain CBS 124.78 chromosome 3, whole genome shotgun sequence includes:
- a CDS encoding hypothetical protein (COG:E; MEROPS:MER0017622; EggNog:ENOG503NV2I) produces MQRSSSSPELSPISSGDGAADRVWRRKQPQPVAAIFIHAGAGYHSVANEHVHLSACSEAAKLGMSFLRAGASATQAVEAAIKYLEDREITNAGFGSNLTMDGIVECDATVVDHLGRSGACGAVPGVRNPISLAKLILDASSRPLSLRRVPPNILVGEGAREFGIEHGMPQVPNEQLVSKNAKDRYLRWNEDLKRAEAKLHPSNHFSGRTAEKSSAGDYEQAADPAGQSSGRDHTNAILTGTWNEGQPDSPHIPGTPLGENGSPAGTAVTTARSTPSSSSRSSSYTLRTPNPLSYVSAAFQGRSRPSQKRPKVRKSVSDDAAAFLTPLTGTNKAPSPAASAHDGSVSTAESDRGDISDDGEKKEEEKQPLPTLAGTKRSREFGSGHEDFVTDTVGAIAIDNRGHIAAGSSSGGIGMKHRGRIGPAALVGIGTAVVPEDPEDEMATSVAAVTSGTGEHMATCIASAKCAERLFHCTRRGPSGQDIEELDESALMESFIVNDFMGHPGVRNQPSAGAIGVMAVKKDLSGISFYFAHNTDSFALSAMAATDQQPTCTMSRLSKAHGVAQGARRMRYD; encoded by the exons ATGCAACGCAGCTCAAGTAGCCCCGAACTCTCACCAATATCCTCTGGAGATGGGGCTGCCGACCgggtctggaggaggaaaCAGCCCCAGCCGGTTGCTGCGATCTTTATCCATGCTGGTGCCGGTTACCACAGCGTTGCCAATGAACATGTGCATCTCAGTGCATGTAGCGA AGCGGCCAAGCTGGGCATGAGCTTTCTGAGAGCTGGTGCTTCTGCTACCCAAGCCGTGGAAGCTGCTATCAAATACCTCGAGGACAGGGAAATCACCAATGCTGGCTTCGGCAGCAACTTGACCATGGACGGCATTGTCGAGTGTGATGCGACTGTGGTAGACCACTTGGGAAGAAGCGGTGCCTGCGGTGCCGTTCCTG GAGTGCGAAATCCTATATCTCTAGCCAAGCTGATTCTAGACGCAAGCAGTCGTCCTCTGTCACTCCGCCGAGTTCCACCAAACATccttgttggagagggtgccAGAGAGTTCGGGATAGAACATGGCATGCCCCAAGTCCCCAACGAGCAACTGGTTTCGAAGAATGCCAAGGACAGATATCTCCGCTGGAACGAGGACTTAAAACGGGCAGAAGCCAAACTGCACCCCTCGAATCATTTTTCTGGCAGGACTGCTGAAAAGTCCAGCGCTGGAGACTACGAACAGGCCGCCGACCCTGCTGGGCAGTCGTCGGGGCGAGATCACACCAATGCAATCTTGACGGGAACTTGGAATGAAGGTCAACCTGACTCCCCTCATATCCCTGGCACGCCCTTGGGAGAGAATGGATCACCGGCAGGCACTGCGGTTACCACTGCGCGGTCGACTCCCAGCAGCTCGTCCAGGTCCTCATCGTACACCCTGCGAACCCCAAATCCTTTGAGCTACGTCAGTGCCGCCTTTCAAGGGCGCTCGAGGCCATCTCAAAAGCGGCCCAAAGTACGGAAAAGCGTGAGTGATgatgccgccgccttcctcacGCCGCTCACAGGGACGAACAAAGCACCATCCCCGGCCGCTTCGGCACACGACGGTTCGGTAAGCACTGCGGAGAGCGATAGAGGCGATATCTCTGACGAcggagagaaaaaagaagaggagaaacAGCCTCTGCCAACTCTTGCTGGCACCAAACGTAGCCGTGAATTCGGTAGCGGCCATGAGGATTTCGTAACAGACACGGTCggcgccatcgccattgATAACAGGGGTCACATTGCAGCAGGATCTTCTTCTGGGGGTATTGGAATGAAGCATCGCGGCCGAATTGGGCCTGCTGCCCTCGTCGGCATTGGTACCGCTGTTGTGCCGGAGGACCCCGAAGACGAAATGGCGACCTCGGTAGCTGCTGTCACCAGCGGGACAGGCGAACACATGGCCACGTGTATTGCCTCTGCCAAGTGTGCTGAGCGTCTGTTTCACTGTACCCGGCGCGGACCTAGTGGCCAAGATATCGAAGAGCTGGATGAGTCTGCCCTGATGGAGTCCTTCATTGTCAACGACTTTATGGGGCATCCTGGAGTGCGGAACCAGCCCTCGGCTGGAGCGATTGGGGTCATGGCTGTCAAGAAGGACCTGTCGGGAATTTCCTTCTATTTCGCGCACAATACCGACTCATTTGCCTtgtcggcgatggcggcgacagaccaacaaccaacatgTACGATGTCCCGGCTGAGTAAAGCTCATGGGGTGGCGCAGGgtgcgaggaggatgaggtaTGACTGA